A single Glycine soja cultivar W05 chromosome 14, ASM419377v2, whole genome shotgun sequence DNA region contains:
- the LOC114383215 gene encoding cysteine proteinase 15A-like: MARYSFLLALLLLLFAAVSSAADDILIRQVVPDAVGEAAEKEEDHLLNAEHHFASFKAKFGKKYATKEEHDRRFGVFKSNLRRARLHAKLDPSAVHGVTKFSDLTPAEFRRQFLGLKPLRLPANAQKAPILPTKDLPKDFDWRDKGAVTNVKDQGACGSCWSFSTTGALEGAHYLATGELVSLSEQQLVDCDHVCDPEEYGACDSGCNGGLMNNAFEYILQSGGVQKEKDYPYTGRDGTCKFDKTKVAATVSNYSVVSLDEDQIAANLVKNGPLAVGINAVFMQTYIGGVSCPYICGKHLDHGVLIVGYGEGAYAPIRFKNKPYWIIKNSWGESWGENGYYKICRGRNVCGVDSMVSTVAAIYPSSH; the protein is encoded by the exons ATGGCTCGCTACTCCTTCCTCTTggccctcctcctcctcctcttcgcCGCCGTGTCCAGCGCCGCCGACGACATCCTGATCCGTCAGGTGGTGCCGGATGCCGTCGGCGAAGCGGCGGAGAAGGAGGAGGACCACCTGCTGAACGCGGAGCACCACTTCGCGAGCTTCAAGGCGAAGTTCGGGAAGAAGTACGCGACCAAGGAGGAGCACGACCGTCGCTTCGGCGTCTTCAAGTCCAACCTCCGCAGAGCGAGGCTGCACGCCAAGCTCGACCCCTCCGCCGTCCACGGCGTCACCAAATTCTCCGATCTCACTCCGGCCGAGTTCCGCCGCCAATTCCTGGGCCTCAAGCCGCTGCGCTTGCCGGCGAACGCTCAGAAGGCACCCATTCTCCCCACCAAGGATCTCCCAAAGGATTTCGATTGGCGAGACAAAGGAGCCGTCACTAACGTCAAGGAccaa GGGGCGTGTGGTTCGTGCTGGTCTTTCAGTACCACGGGAGCGTTGGAAGGAGCTCATTATCTGGCCACTGGTGAGCTTGTGAGCCTTAGTGAGCAACAGCTTGTGGATTGCGACCACGTG TGTGATCCAGAAGAATATGGAGCGTGTGACTCGGGCTGTAATGGTGGGTTGATGAACAATGCATTTGAGTACATACTTCAGTCTGGGGGAGTACAGAAAGAAAAGGACTATCCATACACGGGGAGAGATGGCACCTGCAAATTTGACAAAACCAAAGTTGCAGCTACTGTATCTAATTACAGTGTGGTTTCCCTTGATGAAGATCAAATTGCTGCAAACCTAGTGAAGAATGGCCCTCTTGCAG TTGGTATCAATGCAGTTTTTATGCAGACATATATAGGTGGCGTGTCGTGCCCGTACATCTGTGGGAAGCATTTGGATCATGGTGTTCTTATAGTGGGTTATGGTGAAGGTGCATATGCTCCCATTCGTTTTAAGAACAAGCCTTACTGGATCATTAAGAATTCATGGGGTGAGAGCTGGGGAGAGAATGGATATTACAAGATTTGCAGAGGTCGAAATGTGTGTGGAGTAGATTCCATGGTCTCAACTGTAGCTGCTATATATCCATCCAGCCATTAA
- the LOC114384282 gene encoding protein SHI RELATED SEQUENCE 7-like, protein MAGFFSLGAGRQNKAEQEEDQREENVNNAGGNNNSQFLFRNNVSEEIYNKGFEIWPQSSYHHHQNLTNFYSFGVGPSRRNNHNNSSSNNVNDDVSVSFSDESNRFGFTVMSSGGGGGGGMNCQDCGNQAKKDCQHLRCRTCCKSRGFQCQTHVKSTWVPAAKRRERQQQLSALQQQQNQHPQFRGDHSKRHRESIEGAAAGSLACVPVPITTTGLELGQFPPELNSPAVFRCVKVSAMDAPDERYAYQTAVNIGGHVFKGILYDQGMDGPYAGAGCEGSSGVGGEAQPLSLMAAATTTTAATTTSGNPFEASLYTAPMNAYMAGTHFFPPSRS, encoded by the exons ATGGCTGGGTTCTTCTCTTTAGGAGCAGGAAGGCAGAACAAGGCGGAACAAGAAGAAGATCAAAGAGAAGAGAACGTTAACAACGCCGGTGGTAATAATAACAGTCAATTCTTGTTCAGAAACAACGTTAGCGAAGAGATCTACAACAAGGGATTCGAGATATGGCCACAATCCTCGTACCACCACCACCAGAACTTGACCAACTTCTACTCCTTCGGTGTGGGCCCTAGTCGCAGGAACAACCACAACAACAGCTCCTCCAACAACGTAAACGACGACGTTTCTGTGTCTTTCTCGGATGAGTCGAACCGGTTCGGGTTCACGGTGATGAGCTCCggtggcggcggcggcggaggAATGAACTGTCAGGACTGTGGGAACCAAGCGAAGAAAGATTGTCAACACCTCAGATGCAGAACCTGCTGCAAGAGTCGAGGGTTTCAGTGTCAAACGCACGTTAAGAGCACTTGGGTTCCTGCGGCTAAACGCCGTGAACGACAGCAACAACTTTCTGCTTTGCAGCAGCAACAAAATCAACACCCACAGTTTCGTGGAGATCACTCAAAACGACACAGAGAAAGCATCGAAGGTGCTGCTGCTGGTTCTCTCGCTTGCGTTCCAGTTCCGATCACCACCACAG GGTTGGAGCTGGGGCAATTTCCACCAGAGCTAAACTCACCGGCGGTGTTTCGGTGTGTGAAAGTGAGTGCAATGGACGCACCGGACGAGCGTTACGCGTATCAAACCGCAGTGAACATAGGAGGGCACGTCTTCAAGGGAATTCTCTACGACCAAGGAATGGACGGTCCTTATGCGGGTGCAGGTTGTGAGGGTTCCTCCGGTGTCGGTGGCGAAGCTCAGCCACTAAGTCTCATGGCCGCCGCCACAACCACCACCGCCGCCACAACAACAAGCGGAAACCCTTTTGAGGCTTCACTCTACACGGCTCCGATGAATGCCTACATGGCTGGTACGCACTTCTTCCCACCCTCAAGATCCTAA